GTGACGGGCGGTGTGTACAAGACCCGGGAACGTATTCACCGCGACATTCTGATCCGCGATTACTAGCGATTCCGACTTCATGCAGTCGAGTTGCAGACTGCAATCCGGACTACGATCGGGTTTCTGGGATTAGCTCCCCCTCGCGGGTTGGCAACCCTCTGTCCCGACCATTGTATGACGTGTGAAGCCCTACCCATAAGGGCCATGAGGACTTGACGTCATCCCCACCTTCCTCCGGTTTGTCACCGGCAGTCTCATTAGAGTGCCCTTTCGTAGCAACTAATGACAAGGGTTGCGCTCGTTGCGGGACTTAACCCAACATCTCACGACACGAGCTGACGACAGCCATGCAGCACCTGTGTTCCGGTTCTCTTGCGAGCACTCCCAAATCTCTTCGGGATTCCAGACATGTCAAGGGTAGGTAAGGTTTTTCGCGTTGCATCGAATTAATCCACATCATCCACCGCTTGTGCGGGTCCCCGTCAATTCCTTTGAGTTTTAATCTTGCGACCGTACTCCCCAGGCGGTCAACTTCACGCGTTAGCTGCGCTACCAAGGCCCGAAGGCCCCAACAGCTAGTTGACATCGTTTAGGGCGTGGACTACCAGGGTATCTAATCCTGTTTGCTCCCCACGCTTTCGTGCATGAGCGTCAGTGTCATCCCAGGGGGCTGCCTTCGCCATCGGTGTTCCTCCGCATATCTACGCATTTCACTGCTACACGCGGAATTCCACCCCCCTCTGACGCACTCTAGCCCGGTAGTTAAAAATGCAGTTCCAAGGTTAAGCCCTGGGATTTCACATCTTTCTTTCCGAACCGCCTGCGCACGCTTTACGCCCAGTAATTCCGATTAACGCTTGCACCCTACGTATTACCGCGGCTGCTGGCACGTAGTTAGCCGGTGCTTATTCTGCAGGTACCGTCATCCACCCGGAGTGTTAGCCCGGGCGATTTCTTTCCTGCCAAAAGTGCTTTACAACCCGAAGGCCTTCGTCGCACACGCGGGATGGCTGGATCAGGGTTGCCCCCATTGTCCAAAATTCCCCACTGCTGCCTCCCGTAGGAGTCTGGGCCGTGTCTCAGTCCCAGTGTGGCTGGTCGTCCTCTCAAACCAGCTACGGATCGTTGCCTTGGTAGGCCTTTACCCCACCAACTAGCTAATCCGATATCGGCCGCTCCAATAGTGAGAGGTCTTGCGATCCCCCCCTTTCCCCCGTAGGGCGTATGCGGTATTAGCCACTCTTTCGAGTAGTTATCCCCCGCTACTGGGTACGTTCCGATACATTACTCACCCGTTCGCCACTCGCCGCCAGACCGAAGTCCGCGCTGCCGTTCGACTTGCATGTGTAAAGCATCCCGCTAGCGTTCAATCTGAGCCAGGATCAAACTCTTCAGTTTAATCTCTGTATTACTCCATACTGACAGATCGCTCTGCCCGTACGGCGCTTGTACTCAAAAGCTTGACAAGGTGCCTAAAGCCCTAAAGCTCCAGACTTCCTTACCTTGCTTCAATGTGAGCACACTTCTATTGCTTGATGACTCCAGCATCGCCCGGCACCACTTGCGCAGCACCAGCCAACACTTCAAAGGTCGTCAGCGATATCAGCTGCCCACACTTATCGGTTGTTCAATTGTTAAAGAGCGTCTCGACTTCCTGTCGATTCCAGAATTATAACACACTCCGGAAGATCCTGCAACTTACTGCGATTTGCCAGAAGTTACTGCTTTTTCTGACCGCGTTCGGCGCTTTTACAGCACCGCCGCCTCGCACTTCCCGCTGTCCGTTCGTTTGTTCGTTCAGCAAAGAAGCGAGATTATGAACCTCTTTTTTCTTGCTGTCAAGTTGCGCTTCAAAAATCTTTAAATTTTTTCGAGCAACCTCAAACCTGACTGCATTTTCGCCGTTCGTTCGTTTGTTCGTTCAGCGAAGAAGCGAGATTATGAAGATATTTTTCACGGCTGTCAAACTAGTTTCACATTTACAAGATGGTTGAACCTGAATATGGTCATCTTTTCCTGACACACCGCCCTTGCTCTGCTCTGTTCATTTCAGATAATCATAGAAATTTTTCCTGAATTTCATAACCTTGGGAGAGACAACAACCTGGCAATAGCCCTGCCCGGGATTTCTTTCAAAGAAATCGTGGTGATAGTCCTCAGCAACCCAAAACTTCTGTGGAGGCAAAATCAATGTACAGATCTTTGCAGGAAAGACTCCCTGTTGGTCAAGTTCACGAATTTTCTGTTCCGTCATCGTATGCTGCATATCATTCTGTGCAAATACGGCAGACTGATATTGGGGCCCGACATCATGCCCCTGACGTCCAGGGGTTGTCGGGTCATGGGTACCAAAGAAAACATCCAACATCGTTTCAAATGAAACAACCTTTTCGTCATACTCAACAGCCACCACTTCGATATGCCCTGTGGTCCCTGCACAAACTGCGTCGTACGAAGGGGCCTCAACATGGCCGCCACAATAACCAGGTCGTACGGAGTGCACACCTTTCATTGCAGAGAAGATCGCTT
This sequence is a window from Orrella marina. Protein-coding genes within it:
- the msrA gene encoding peptide-methionine (S)-S-oxide reductase MsrA — translated: METAVFGGGCFWCTEAIFSAMKGVHSVRPGYCGGHVEAPSYDAVCAGTTGHIEVVAVEYDEKVVSFETMLDVFFGTHDPTTPGRQGHDVGPQYQSAVFAQNDMQHTMTEQKIRELDQQGVFPAKICTLILPPQKFWVAEDYHHDFFERNPGQGYCQVVVSPKVMKFRKNFYDYLK